Proteins encoded by one window of Lutibacter sp. A64:
- a CDS encoding UvrD-helicase domain-containing protein encodes MQHPKNFQIYSASAGSGKTFTLVKEYLKILLLSDNPFKFQQILAVTFTNKAAGEMKERVIQNLKSFSNVENNNMRTIICEETNLDEGIIIKKSKTILNAILQNYGAFNITTIDSFTHKIIRTFAHDLKLPMNFDVEMDAESLLNEAVDIVISKIGENKELTTLLVNYAVQKLDDDKSWDIAMELKDFAKIILNENHTSHLKSLNNISIEEFKSLKTKLQTANKKIEKQFNDIGTEALEIIKQYGINIKDFGNSGDVPNHFTKLQKFKQQKPGVIKFDGRLNKTIEENKNLYAAKCDAASKQLIDEIKPQLVALYYTSKKLFEAVYGTYILNSILVESLIPLAVLNYINTALQEIKQENNILLNAEFNQLISDTIKDEPAPFIYERLGEKFRYYFLDEMQDTSQLQWNNLIPLIENALTSENELGETGQLLLVGDAKQSIYRWRGGNPEQFIALSLNEGQKENNPFYVEKQLSNLDTNYRSYSEIIEFNNGFFKFISQFLVNKSYSNLYVEGNSQKTTDSIGGFVQLAFVEKDKDDEEKDLVYPKKVLEIIQNLDTAFQKNEVCVLVRTKVQGIAIANYLSENNIEIISSETLLLKNNERVNFIISILNIINNPLNKEYKAKVLYFLYNYLQLKTPKHEFLSSFIDLDTNSFFEGLKDYNFFFSYQEYLQIPFYESFEYIIRSFNLTPESDSDMQFFLDFVFEYQQKKQPSIDDFLALWELKKDKLSIVAPEAENAVRIMTIHKAKGLEFPVVIYPYDIDIYNQIKPKVWYKQPEISEIDTFLVNYSSKLNFIGKQGEHLFQERKEALELDNFNILYVALTRPVEQLYIVSENKNSTKSEIRYTSSLFINYLKQQSLWNSETLEYNFGNPERTAIPVKEKSNTITQTAFISNSWKNHNISIVANSSLLWDTEQGKAIGYGNLIHEILSKIITKNDIDDVIKQYVFNGTISKNDEHKIIEVLNSIVNHPQLKTYYNDSYEVYNEQEIITSDKKSIILDRLILDNNKATIIDYKTGNPEKTHRQQLLKYAATLENLNYIIVKKILVYINTEITISEV; translated from the coding sequence ATGCAACACCCAAAAAATTTCCAAATATACAGTGCTTCTGCTGGAAGTGGAAAAACATTTACACTGGTAAAAGAGTATTTAAAAATTCTTTTACTTAGCGATAATCCGTTTAAATTTCAACAAATTTTAGCCGTTACATTTACCAATAAAGCTGCTGGTGAAATGAAAGAGCGTGTTATTCAAAATTTAAAAAGTTTTTCAAATGTAGAAAACAACAATATGCGCACCATAATTTGTGAAGAAACAAATTTAGATGAAGGCATTATTATAAAAAAATCTAAAACAATATTAAATGCTATTTTACAGAATTATGGAGCCTTTAATATTACTACAATAGATAGTTTTACCCATAAAATAATTAGAACTTTTGCACACGATTTAAAATTACCAATGAATTTTGATGTGGAAATGGATGCCGAAAGTTTATTAAATGAAGCGGTTGATATTGTAATTTCTAAAATTGGTGAAAACAAAGAGCTTACAACGTTACTTGTAAATTATGCAGTTCAAAAATTAGACGATGATAAATCTTGGGACATTGCAATGGAACTAAAAGATTTTGCGAAAATTATTTTGAATGAAAATCATACTAGTCATTTAAAATCTTTAAATAATATTTCTATTGAAGAATTTAAAAGTCTAAAAACGAAGCTTCAAACAGCAAATAAAAAAATTGAAAAACAATTTAATGATATTGGAACTGAAGCACTTGAAATTATTAAACAATATGGAATAAATATTAAGGATTTTGGTAATTCTGGAGATGTTCCAAATCACTTTACAAAACTTCAAAAATTTAAACAACAAAAACCTGGAGTTATAAAATTCGATGGTAGATTAAATAAAACTATTGAAGAAAATAAAAATTTATATGCCGCTAAATGTGATGCTGCTTCAAAACAGTTAATAGATGAAATAAAACCACAATTAGTAGCACTTTATTACACTTCAAAAAAACTGTTTGAAGCCGTTTACGGAACCTATATTTTAAATAGTATTTTGGTTGAAAGTTTAATTCCGTTAGCGGTTTTAAATTATATAAATACAGCACTTCAAGAAATAAAACAAGAAAATAATATTCTGTTAAACGCCGAATTTAATCAGCTAATAAGCGACACAATTAAAGACGAACCAGCTCCATTTATTTATGAAAGATTAGGTGAGAAATTTCGTTATTATTTTTTAGATGAAATGCAAGACACCTCGCAATTACAATGGAATAATTTAATTCCGTTAATTGAAAATGCATTAACATCTGAAAACGAATTGGGAGAAACCGGACAACTATTGTTAGTTGGTGATGCAAAACAATCTATTTACAGATGGCGTGGTGGAAATCCAGAACAATTTATTGCACTTTCTTTAAATGAAGGTCAGAAAGAAAACAATCCGTTTTATGTAGAAAAACAACTCTCTAATTTAGATACTAATTATAGAAGTTATTCAGAAATAATAGAATTCAATAATGGTTTTTTTAAATTTATTTCTCAGTTTTTAGTCAATAAAAGTTATAGTAATTTATATGTTGAAGGAAATTCACAAAAAACCACAGATAGTATTGGAGGTTTTGTACAATTAGCATTTGTAGAAAAAGACAAAGATGATGAAGAAAAGGATTTGGTATATCCTAAAAAGGTACTAGAAATTATTCAAAATTTAGATACAGCTTTTCAAAAAAATGAAGTGTGTGTATTGGTTAGAACAAAAGTACAAGGTATTGCCATTGCAAATTATTTGTCTGAAAATAATATAGAGATTATATCTTCGGAAACCTTGTTGTTAAAAAACAACGAAAGGGTAAATTTTATAATTTCAATTTTAAATATAATAAACAACCCTTTAAACAAAGAATACAAAGCTAAAGTACTCTATTTTTTATACAATTATTTACAATTAAAAACGCCAAAACATGAGTTTTTAAGTAGTTTTATAGATTTAGATACTAACAGTTTTTTTGAAGGTTTAAAAGATTATAATTTCTTTTTTAGTTATCAAGAATATTTACAAATTCCATTTTATGAGAGTTTTGAATACATAATTAGAAGCTTTAATTTAACTCCAGAATCCGATTCAGATATGCAATTTTTTTTAGATTTTGTATTTGAATATCAACAAAAAAAGCAACCTTCAATAGATGATTTTTTAGCACTGTGGGAATTAAAAAAAGATAAATTAAGTATTGTTGCTCCTGAAGCTGAAAATGCAGTTAGAATTATGACAATTCATAAAGCAAAAGGCTTAGAATTTCCAGTTGTAATTTATCCGTATGATATTGATATTTACAATCAGATTAAACCAAAAGTTTGGTATAAACAACCAGAAATAAGTGAAATAGACACTTTTTTGGTAAATTATAGTTCAAAATTAAATTTTATAGGTAAACAAGGAGAGCATTTGTTTCAAGAACGTAAAGAAGCTTTAGAGTTAGATAATTTTAATATCTTATATGTTGCTTTAACAAGACCTGTAGAGCAATTGTATATAGTTTCAGAAAATAAAAACAGTACAAAAAGTGAAATTAGATATACGTCAAGTTTGTTTATAAATTATTTGAAACAACAAAGTTTATGGAATTCTGAAACTTTAGAATATAATTTTGGAAACCCAGAACGAACAGCTATTCCGGTAAAAGAAAAGAGCAATACAATTACACAAACAGCTTTTATTTCAAACTCTTGGAAAAACCATAATATTTCTATTGTAGCAAACTCATCGTTATTATGGGATACAGAACAAGGAAAAGCAATAGGTTACGGAAATTTAATTCATGAAATTTTATCAAAAATAATAACTAAAAACGATATTGACGATGTTATAAAACAATATGTTTTTAATGGTACAATTTCTAAAAACGATGAACATAAAATTATAGAAGTGTTAAATTCTATTGTAAATCACCC
- a CDS encoding transporter has product MKTAYSQDQFNKWVIGIGINAVDYFPVLNPTHFPGLDPSTGNQDGFFNEIWNAEDHWNVFAPRINVTRYWKNRISLDVSFSVNEITRYGDIEIDAISYYAIDGNLQYSLVNPENYFTPFIYAGGGYTFADRSGGTVNAGIGANYWFSDSFGLNAQGGYKYNSPDYQLKPHMFYSFSVVMKLNAQRRYKWNSRKRFNWRNGR; this is encoded by the coding sequence GTGAAAACTGCATATTCACAAGATCAATTTAATAAGTGGGTTATTGGTATAGGTATAAATGCCGTAGATTACTTTCCAGTATTGAATCCTACACATTTTCCGGGATTAGATCCTTCCACAGGAAATCAAGATGGATTTTTTAATGAGATTTGGAATGCAGAAGATCATTGGAATGTTTTTGCTCCAAGGATTAATGTAACACGTTATTGGAAAAACAGAATTTCTTTAGATGTTTCTTTTTCGGTAAATGAAATAACCAGATATGGAGATATTGAAATAGATGCAATATCTTACTATGCTATAGATGGAAACCTACAATATAGTCTTGTTAATCCAGAAAATTATTTTACTCCTTTTATTTATGCAGGGGGAGGTTATACTTTTGCTGATAGAAGTGGAGGTACAGTAAATGCCGGAATAGGTGCAAATTACTGGTTTTCTGATTCTTTTGGCCTCAATGCTCAAGGTGGTTACAAATACAATTCGCCAGATTATCAATTAAAACCACATATGTTCTATTCATTTAGTGTAGTTATGAAATTAAATGCACAAAGAAGGTATAAATGGAATAGTAGAAAAAGATTTAATTGGCGTAACGGAAGATAG
- a CDS encoding TerB family tellurite resistance protein, with protein MSVLNYKFSGDEERRIGHFSSIVKLALADNIITEGEEKLLKKLADKLIISEELYNSIIKNPEKYSVKGLHNYNDRIEHLYDLAKMIYADGSVSKEEASVLIKICVGLGFPINNAEKIADEAIHLILKDNNLEDFTEAIKQVNKQ; from the coding sequence ATGTCTGTATTAAATTACAAATTTAGTGGTGATGAGGAACGAAGAATAGGTCATTTTTCAAGTATTGTAAAATTAGCATTAGCTGATAATATTATTACGGAGGGAGAAGAAAAATTGTTAAAAAAATTAGCTGATAAATTGATTATTTCTGAAGAATTATACAATAGTATAATTAAAAATCCTGAAAAATATTCAGTAAAAGGGCTTCATAATTACAACGATAGAATAGAGCATTTATACGATTTGGCAAAAATGATTTATGCTGATGGGTCTGTATCTAAAGAAGAGGCAAGTGTTTTAATAAAAATATGTGTTGGTTTAGGATTTCCAATAAATAATGCCGAAAAAATTGCAGATGAAGCTATACATTTAATTTTAAAAGATAATAATTTAGAAGATTTTACTGAAGCAATAAAACAAGTTAACAAGCAATAA
- the mfd gene encoding transcription-repair coupling factor has translation MSTQNIIKTYEQIVENKQLVQLLLKEKQQIQISNLVGSSLSFIISESFKETDKQFLLIFNDKEEAAYYLNDLEHLLNDKDVLFYPGSYRRPYQIEEVDNANVLLRSEVLNRLNSRKKPALIVTYPDALFEQVVTKAELNRNTLKIGVNDNLTLDFVNEVLFEYHFNRVDFVTEPGEFSVRGGIIDVFSFSNDEPYRIEFFGDEVDSIRTFDVETQLSTEKLTKVSIMPNVENKTLDEKRDSFLKYISPKTVVFTKNVTLFTDRLTKLFTKAEEAFEQLTTAINHAKPSELFCNGELIKKQLQDFTTVEIVNALQTGVNTKTQQKILKNNENNVVIFNTKPQPAFNKQFDLLIENFHQNSEKGYTNYLFCDSQKQADRFHDIFKDHDTEIEYKTIVFPLYQGFIDVDNKLACYTDHQIFERYHKFRLKNGYAKKQSISLKELTNLEIGDFVTHIDHGIGKFGGLQKIDVEGKKQEAIKLIYGERDILYISIHSLHKISKYNGKDGKAPKLHKLGSKVWKNLKQKTKSRIRHVAYNLIELYAKRKFQKGFQYSPDSYLQHELEASFLYEDTPDQSTSTQDVKNDMESEQPMDRLVCGDVGFGKTEVAIRAAFKAVDNGKQVAILVPTTILAFQHFKTFSERLKDFPVTVDYLNRFRTAKQRKGVLEGLEKGSVDIVIGTHQLTNASIKYKDLGLLIVDEEQKFGVAVKDKLKTIKENIDTLTLTATPIPRTLQFSLMAARDLSVISTPPPNRVPIESNVIRLNEEIIRDAIRYEIQRGGQVYFIHNRIENIKEVAGLLQRLIPDAKIGIGHGQMEGKKLEQLMLSFINNEFDVLVSTTIIESGLDVPNANTIFINNANNFGLSDLHQMRGRVGRSNKKAFCYFITPPYHMMTDDARKRIEAISMFTDLGSGINIAMKDLEIRGAGDLLGGEQSGFINDIGFDTYQKILTETIEELKENEFKDLYKDDLDKPKEYVKEIQIDTDFEILFPDDYINVISERLSLYNKLGELKTEEKLKQFEVELIDRFGELPTQVVDLLNSVRIKWIAKKLGIERLILKKNRMLCYFISDQQSSYYQTPTFTSVLQYLQKNPTTCVMKEKETKAGLRLLLTFIKITSIKKALETLQKI, from the coding sequence TTGAGCACCCAAAATATTATAAAAACCTACGAACAAATTGTTGAAAATAAACAATTAGTTCAACTGCTTTTAAAAGAAAAACAACAAATCCAAATCTCGAATTTGGTTGGATCATCGTTGTCTTTTATTATCTCAGAAAGTTTTAAAGAAACCGATAAACAGTTCTTATTAATTTTTAATGATAAAGAAGAAGCTGCTTATTATTTAAACGATTTAGAACACTTATTAAACGATAAAGATGTACTTTTTTATCCAGGTTCTTACCGTAGGCCTTACCAAATTGAAGAAGTTGACAATGCCAATGTTTTATTGCGTTCTGAAGTTTTAAACCGTTTAAATTCTAGAAAAAAACCAGCTTTAATTGTTACCTATCCAGATGCCTTGTTTGAACAAGTTGTTACAAAAGCCGAATTAAATAGAAACACTCTTAAAATTGGTGTAAACGACAATTTAACCCTCGATTTTGTAAATGAAGTCTTGTTTGAATACCATTTTAACCGTGTAGATTTTGTTACCGAACCTGGTGAATTTTCTGTACGTGGTGGTATTATTGATGTATTTTCGTTTTCTAACGACGAACCTTACAGAATAGAATTTTTTGGAGACGAAGTAGATAGTATTAGAACTTTTGATGTAGAAACCCAACTCTCTACCGAAAAGCTAACAAAAGTTAGCATAATGCCAAATGTTGAAAATAAAACCTTAGATGAAAAACGCGATAGTTTTTTAAAGTACATTTCTCCTAAAACCGTTGTTTTTACTAAAAATGTAACACTTTTTACCGATAGATTAACCAAACTTTTTACAAAAGCCGAAGAAGCTTTTGAACAACTAACAACCGCTATTAACCACGCAAAACCAAGTGAACTTTTTTGTAATGGCGAACTTATAAAAAAACAATTACAAGATTTTACAACAGTAGAAATTGTAAACGCACTTCAAACAGGAGTTAATACAAAAACACAACAAAAAATACTTAAAAACAATGAAAATAATGTTGTAATTTTCAATACAAAACCTCAACCTGCATTTAATAAACAATTTGATTTATTAATTGAAAATTTTCATCAAAATTCTGAAAAAGGATATACCAATTACCTGTTTTGCGATTCTCAAAAACAAGCCGATCGTTTTCATGATATTTTTAAAGACCATGATACAGAAATTGAATACAAAACCATTGTTTTTCCATTATACCAAGGTTTTATAGATGTTGATAATAAATTAGCTTGTTATACCGATCATCAAATTTTTGAACGTTATCATAAATTTAGATTAAAAAATGGCTACGCTAAAAAACAATCTATAAGCTTAAAAGAACTAACAAATCTAGAAATTGGAGATTTTGTTACGCATATAGATCACGGAATTGGAAAATTTGGTGGACTTCAAAAAATAGATGTTGAAGGGAAAAAACAAGAAGCTATTAAACTTATTTATGGAGAACGCGATATTTTATACATTAGCATTCACTCGCTTCATAAAATTTCAAAATACAACGGAAAAGATGGTAAAGCGCCTAAATTACACAAATTAGGCTCTAAAGTTTGGAAAAATCTTAAACAAAAAACCAAATCTCGTATTCGCCATGTTGCTTATAATTTAATTGAATTGTATGCTAAACGAAAGTTTCAAAAAGGCTTTCAATACAGTCCAGATAGCTATTTACAACACGAACTAGAAGCTAGTTTTTTATACGAAGACACACCAGATCAATCTACTTCTACACAAGATGTAAAAAACGATATGGAAAGTGAACAGCCAATGGACAGATTGGTGTGTGGAGACGTTGGTTTTGGAAAAACTGAAGTTGCTATTAGAGCTGCTTTTAAAGCTGTAGACAACGGAAAGCAAGTCGCTATCTTAGTACCAACTACTATTTTAGCTTTTCAACATTTTAAAACTTTTAGCGAACGTTTAAAAGATTTTCCAGTAACTGTAGATTATTTAAACCGTTTTAGAACTGCAAAACAACGAAAAGGTGTATTAGAAGGCTTAGAAAAAGGCTCGGTTGATATTGTTATTGGTACGCATCAACTAACAAATGCTTCTATAAAATATAAAGATTTAGGACTTTTAATTGTTGATGAAGAGCAAAAATTTGGTGTTGCTGTAAAAGACAAACTAAAAACCATTAAAGAAAATATAGATACGTTAACATTAACCGCAACTCCAATACCTAGAACCTTGCAATTTAGTTTAATGGCTGCACGTGATTTATCGGTTATAAGCACACCGCCACCAAACCGTGTTCCAATTGAAAGTAATGTAATCCGTTTAAATGAAGAAATTATTCGTGATGCTATTCGCTATGAAATACAACGTGGTGGACAAGTATATTTTATTCATAATAGAATTGAAAATATTAAAGAAGTTGCTGGTTTATTACAACGCTTAATTCCAGATGCTAAAATTGGTATTGGCCACGGACAAATGGAAGGTAAAAAGTTAGAACAATTAATGCTCTCTTTTATCAATAATGAATTTGATGTATTGGTTTCAACAACCATTATAGAAAGTGGTTTAGACGTGCCAAATGCCAACACCATTTTTATAAATAATGCCAATAATTTTGGACTTTCAGATTTACATCAAATGCGCGGTAGAGTTGGACGTTCAAACAAAAAGGCTTTTTGTTATTTTATTACGCCGCCATACCATATGATGACAGACGATGCCAGAAAACGTATTGAAGCAATTTCAATGTTTACCGATTTAGGAAGTGGAATTAATATTGCAATGAAAGATCTAGAAATACGTGGTGCTGGAGATTTATTAGGTGGTGAACAAAGTGGTTTTATTAACGATATTGGTTTTGATACCTATCAGAAAATTTTAACTGAAACCATAGAAGAATTAAAAGAAAATGAGTTTAAAGACTTATATAAAGACGATTTAGACAAGCCAAAAGAATATGTAAAAGAAATTCAAATTGATACAGATTTTGAAATTCTATTTCCCGATGATTATATCAATGTAATTTCAGAAAGATTGAGCTTATATAATAAATTAGGAGAACTTAAGACCGAAGAAAAATTAAAACAATTTGAAGTAGAATTAATCGATAGATTTGGAGAACTTCCAACGCAAGTGGTAGATTTATTAAATAGCGTTCGTATAAAATGGATTGCCAAAAAATTAGGTATAGAACGTTTAATTTTGAAGAAAAATAGAATGTTGTGCTATTTTATTTCAGACCAACAAAGTTCTTATTACCAAACACCAACTTTTACAAGCGTGTTACAATATTTACAAAAAAACCCTACAACCTGTGTAATGAAAGAAAAAGAAACCAAAGCAGGTTTACGATTATTACTTACTTTTATAAAAATTACATCTATTAAAAAAGCTTTAGAAACACTTCAAAAAATTTAA
- a CDS encoding DMT family transporter — MKKQQLKNIFDLNIAVILMSTSGVLGKSILFPPEITIWWRCLFTAFIIGLFCWYKKYNLKIKSKKDAVSLLLSGFLLGGHWVTYFYALHLSNVAIGMLSLFTYPIITTLLEPLFFKTKLSKYQLVLGAIIIVGIYFLTPEMNFDNNDTKGVLMGILSACFYAVRNIITKRNVHHYNASIVMLYQLIVVVLILWPFSITYNYVDTSNWIKIASLALITTALGHTLFVNSFKNFTISTASIMGSMSPIYGIILGVIFLSEIPSTTTLFGGALILATVFIESIKSTKK; from the coding sequence ATGAAAAAGCAGCAATTAAAAAATATATTCGATCTTAATATTGCTGTTATTTTAATGAGTACTTCTGGCGTTTTAGGAAAGTCTATTTTATTTCCACCAGAAATTACAATTTGGTGGAGATGTCTTTTTACCGCTTTTATTATTGGATTATTTTGTTGGTATAAAAAATACAATTTAAAAATAAAAAGTAAAAAAGACGCTGTTTCATTACTTTTAAGTGGTTTTTTATTAGGAGGCCATTGGGTTACTTATTTTTATGCTTTACATCTATCAAACGTTGCTATTGGTATGCTCTCATTATTTACATACCCAATAATAACAACGCTTTTAGAACCGCTCTTTTTTAAAACAAAATTAAGTAAATACCAATTAGTATTAGGAGCAATAATTATTGTTGGAATCTATTTTTTAACTCCAGAAATGAATTTTGATAACAACGATACTAAAGGTGTTTTAATGGGAATTCTTTCTGCTTGTTTTTATGCGGTTAGAAATATTATTACCAAAAGAAATGTACATCATTACAATGCTTCTATAGTAATGCTTTATCAATTAATTGTAGTTGTTTTAATTTTATGGCCTTTTAGCATTACTTACAATTATGTAGATACTTCAAACTGGATTAAGATTGCTTCTCTAGCATTAATTACAACCGCATTAGGACATACTTTATTTGTAAATAGTTTTAAAAATTTTACTATTAGTACCGCAAGTATTATGGGAAGTATGAGCCCTATTTATGGAATTATTTTAGGAGTTATTTTCTTATCTGAAATTCCTTCAACAACCACATTATTTGGTGGCGCACTTATATTGGCTACCGTTTTTATAGAAAGCATTAAATCAACCAAAAAGTAA
- the rsmI gene encoding 16S rRNA (cytidine(1402)-2'-O)-methyltransferase, whose protein sequence is MESKLYLVPTPIGNLEDITFRAIKVLKEVDLILAEDTRTSGKLLKHFEISTHMHSHHMHNEHKTVDNIVKRIKSGEAIALISDAGTPAISDPGFLLTRACIENDIEIECLPGATAFVPALVNSGLPNDKFVFEGFLPVKKGRQTRFTFLAEETRTIIFYESPHKLIKTLTNFVEYFGADRPVSVSRELTKLYEETVRGTVAEVLEHFTKTAPKGEFVIVLGGKNTK, encoded by the coding sequence TTGGAATCAAAACTATATTTAGTACCAACACCTATTGGAAATTTAGAAGATATAACTTTTAGAGCTATAAAAGTTTTAAAAGAAGTAGATTTAATTTTAGCTGAAGACACACGTACCAGCGGAAAATTATTAAAACATTTTGAAATTTCTACGCATATGCACAGTCACCATATGCATAACGAGCATAAAACAGTAGATAACATAGTAAAACGTATTAAAAGTGGTGAAGCTATTGCCTTAATTTCTGATGCAGGTACTCCAGCAATTTCAGATCCAGGGTTTTTATTAACACGCGCTTGTATAGAAAACGACATTGAAATTGAGTGTTTACCAGGTGCAACAGCTTTTGTTCCTGCATTGGTAAATAGCGGTTTACCAAACGATAAATTTGTTTTTGAAGGCTTTTTACCTGTAAAAAAAGGACGACAAACGCGTTTCACTTTTTTAGCTGAAGAAACCCGAACTATTATTTTTTATGAATCGCCTCATAAATTGATAAAAACACTCACTAATTTTGTTGAATATTTTGGAGCAGACCGTCCAGTTTCAGTTTCTCGAGAACTTACTAAATTATACGAAGAAACAGTAAGAGGAACCGTTGCAGAAGTGCTTGAACATTTTACAAAAACTGCTCCAAAAGGTGAATTTGTTATTGTTTTAGGAGGAAAAAATACTAAGTAA
- a CDS encoding endonuclease/exonuclease/phosphatase family protein, which translates to MKYYLVSIVVLCMSFFGCKSDKPAIEHNLDIMTYNIRLDVASDGENAWKNRKDFLSSQILFYSPDIFGVQEARPNQMTDLKDALKNYKAIGKGRDGENKGEFSAIFYNADKVSVEQENTFWLSETPTEISKGWDAAYPRICTYGLFTIHETNRKIWVFNTHLDHIGNQARLNGIQLILKKISDLNTDDLPVIVMGDFNVEPNSEVIKNIKQTLVDSKEKAKTIFGPNGTFNNFKFNELVTRRIDYIMLSKSSKIKVKKYGVLSNSIDLKYPSDHFPIFISLTLE; encoded by the coding sequence ATGAAATATTATTTAGTTTCTATTGTGGTTTTATGTATGAGTTTTTTTGGTTGTAAATCCGATAAACCAGCAATAGAGCACAATCTTGATATAATGACTTACAACATTAGATTAGATGTTGCTTCTGATGGAGAAAATGCTTGGAAAAATCGAAAAGATTTTTTGAGTTCACAAATATTATTTTATAGTCCAGATATATTTGGTGTACAAGAAGCTAGGCCTAACCAAATGACAGATTTAAAAGATGCTTTAAAAAATTATAAAGCTATTGGTAAGGGGAGAGATGGAGAAAATAAAGGCGAATTTTCAGCAATTTTTTACAATGCAGACAAAGTAAGCGTTGAACAAGAGAATACATTTTGGCTTTCAGAAACACCAACTGAAATTTCAAAAGGTTGGGATGCTGCTTATCCTAGAATTTGTACATATGGACTTTTTACAATACATGAAACAAATAGAAAAATATGGGTATTTAATACACATTTAGATCATATTGGAAATCAGGCTCGATTAAATGGTATACAATTAATTTTAAAAAAAATATCAGATTTAAATACTGATGATTTACCAGTTATTGTTATGGGTGATTTTAATGTAGAACCAAATAGTGAAGTGATAAAAAATATTAAACAAACCTTAGTAGATTCTAAAGAAAAAGCAAAAACTATTTTTGGACCTAACGGAACATTTAATAATTTTAAATTTAATGAATTAGTTACAAGAAGAATAGATTATATTATGCTTTCTAAATCTTCAAAAATTAAAGTTAAAAAGTATGGTGTATTGTCTAATTCAATAGATTTAAAATATCCATCAGATCATTTTCCTATTTTTATAAGTTTAACATTAGAATAA